From Ischnura elegans chromosome 13 unlocalized genomic scaffold, ioIscEleg1.1 SUPER_13_unloc_1, whole genome shotgun sequence, a single genomic window includes:
- the LOC124172156 gene encoding zinc finger protein 260-like, with the protein MPEQTTSTSYLLAEGNIRNHAIDECIGPTAVVTQIDSKAGTSHEEIEKNLIARDLEKCGASETDEISSCLIPDDRQCNTKDIESLKSSRVVAAMAVVGEKSGCDAPNTSQSLRFIRIRGNNRSDCDTIMGGNEEIDTCLIKNPGNSYSSNEDSYHCFYCSDVFKMKNELIRHMTIHSVAHNFDAAAESSIVDVSLEALPSSGHSSSCEPTASKALSGQERKRLESMPKENVLIKEASGGKGDEKNIRRLTSFTLGEKSTTQSLSSKSSSIRNLRNHVGSRKGERPYSCSECTESFTHKRDLTVHKHTHAGEKSYSCSTCCKYFTHRGHLDIHSRTHAVEKPFMCKVCGKYFSRKNILYAHVRTHTGEKPFSCNVCEKSFSIKSKLVRHVRTHTGEKPFSCDECEKSFSDKSSLVRHVRRHTGEKLFSCNECGKCFSKNSNLVRHIRAHTGDKPYSCYECEKSFSYKSDLVRHIRTHTGEKPHSCRICKKSFTRKSTLKSHTRTHTGEKPFSCNECEKSFAGKSDLVRHIRTHTGDKPYSCSICRKCFTQKSILDSHLRTHTGEKPFSCNVCEKSFSDMSSLVRHIRTHTGDKPYSCSICCKCFTQKSTLDNHLRQHSGEKPFICNVCEKSFARKSRLTSHIRTHTGEKLYSCSICCKHFTKRCSLDSHMRLHMGERGIKS; encoded by the coding sequence ATGCCCGAGCAAACAACGTCAACTTCATACCTGCTTGCAGAAGGAAATATAAGGAATCATgcaattgatgaatgcattggtccCACAGCTGTGGTGACACAAATTGATTCCAAGGCTGGAACATCCCatgaagagatagagaaaaatctgatagccagagacttggaaaaatgtggtgcttctgAAACTGATGAGATATCAAGTTGCTTAATTCCTGATGACAGACAATGTAATACCAAAgacattgaatcacttaaaagcagCAGAGTTGTAGCCGCAATGGCTGTTGTAGGGGAGAAAAGTGGTTGTGACGCACCAAATACCTCGCAGAGCCTTAGGTTTATCAGAATTAGGGGAAACAACAGAAGTGATTGTGATACCATCATGGGAGGCAATGAGGAGATAGATACTTGCTTGATCAAAAATCCAGGGAACAGttacagttcaaacgaagattcataTCATTGCTTCTACTGCAGTGatgtgttcaaaatgaaaaatgagctAATCAGACACATGACAATTCATTCTGTTGCTCATAATTTTGATGCtgcagcagaatcatcaatcgtagATGTGTCTCTGGAAGCACTTCCATCAAGCGGACACAGCAGTTCTTGCGAGCCTACCGCCTCAAAGGCTTTAAGTGGGCAGGAGAGGAAAAGACTAGAGTCCATGCCAAAAGAAAATGTGCTCATCAAGGAAGccagtggaggaaaaggggatgagaaaaatataagaCGATTGACAAGTTTCACTCTAGGAGAGAAATCAACTACACAAAGTTTATCTTCAAAGTCATCTAGCATTAGAAATCTACGCAATCACGTGGGTTCGAGAAAGGGAGAGAGACCATATTCATGCAGCGAGTGCACTGAGTCCTTCACTCATAAAAGGGACCTCACCGTACACAAACATACACACGCAGGAGAAAAATcgtattcttgtagcacttgCTGCAAGTATTTTACTCATAGAGGTCATCTCGACATTCACTCGCGAACACACGCAGTAGAGAAGCCTTTTATGTGTAAGGTCTGCGGCAAGTACTTCTCTAGGAAAAACATTCTCTACGCACACGTACGTACCCACACAGGAgaaaagcctttttcatgcaacgtgtgtgaaaagtctttttcgATTAAGAGTAAGTTAGTTAGACATGTgcgcacgcacacgggagagaaaccgttttcttgcgacgagtgtgaaaagtctttctcggataagagtagtttagttagacatgtacgtaGGCACACAGGAGAGAAACTGTTTTCTTGCAACGAGTGTGGAAAGTGTTTCTCGAAAAATAGCaacttagttagacatattcgtGCGCATACGGGCGATAAACCGTATTCTTGctacgagtgtgaaaagtctttctcgtataagagcgacttagttagacatattcgtacgcacacgggagagaaaccccACTCATGCAGAATCTGCAAGAAGTCTTTCACTCGGAAGAGTACTCTCAAGAGTCACacgcgaacacacacgggagagaagcctttttcatgcaacgagtgtgaGAAGTCTTTCGCGGGTAAGAGcgacttagttagacatattcgtacgcacacgggggataaaccgtattcttgtagcatttgccgcaagtgtttcactcagaagAGTATTCTCGACAGTCActtgcgaacacacacgggagagaagcctttttcatgcaacgtgtgtgaaaagtctttctcggatatgAGTAgcttagttagacatattcgtacgcatacgggggataaaccgtattcttgtagcatttgctgcaagtgtttcactcagaagAGTACTCTCGACAATCACTTGCGACAAcactcgggagagaagccttttatatgcaatgtgtgtgaaaagtctttcgctaggaaaagtcgcctcacctcacacattcgaacacacacgggagagaaactttattcttgtagcatttgctgcaagcATTTCACAAAGAGATGTTCTCTCGACAGTCACATGCGTTTGCATATGGGGGAGAGAGGCATTAAATCATga